A single region of the Etheostoma cragini isolate CJK2018 chromosome 3, CSU_Ecrag_1.0, whole genome shotgun sequence genome encodes:
- the LOC117941882 gene encoding oocyte zinc finger protein XlCOF6-like, with the protein MEARFGGELASIVEVAIQATVSLFRDVWAEEAPSTRWGEAKLGEVQEIEKCLVVQIHKVFTEFSSELIEENEALRAKVEQLEDVLHRKAGQLEQELEVRVVQLGREMEQLERELKSISGSSTGTQGRPTHILMQDGSLIGAPVASVSTSPDVPLVASEEPTSNPLLVSSESPEAVPSSTSGSVGVPESGIAPVMLVGRVPSAPTVLLLSTGQVVYQPRVSETMGSPETASQDVPSPDSSTVGDDDYAQDKTSVAEAPSGRSKRIRRATFKAAEVFAGARTKEKTIKTDGVQGKSKELQAAKRFSCEHCNVGFYWKGELKKHMKVHKTPFPCEQCGRNFLEKRSLENHLLCHEKSKAPLPFSCPKCKRSYRGEESLQNHLKRHHLLKLPKPFACDQCGKTFRIQQSLENHLVRHEKSKQLLKCQLCDKTCRTAVQLKCHMSVHSDERPFSCATCGKEFKSKDTLRFHQIVHSTQKKYKCTMCDETFKYAHSLTVHKRKHTGITPFICTVCNKPYRTGTALKRHSIVHTGEKPFTCHICGARFSLNNNLKRHLRIHTGEKPFTCQECGKSFSENNRLKSHMLIHGARKPFMCDLCGKTFLFNCRLLIHQKYVHANQSKETDGTQTSAQTKRCNTSALVKPYSCKICLKGFSAASSLKLHEKGHSEQKEFNCGICGRSFHNKYSFAYHQRSHMGEKPFICDVCGKRFFLAGSLKQHKRIHTGEKPYKCDQCGKAFRTDGNFYRHLRIHTGEKQFECVFCQRKFHQSNQLKSHMQVHTGEKLYSCQQCGRGFSDSRQLKKHSCDGP; encoded by the exons ATGGAGGCGAGGTTCGGCGGCGAATTGGCGTCGATCGTGGAAGTCGCCATCCAGGCAACCGTGTCCCTGTTCAGGGACGTCTGGGCGGAGGAGGCGCCGAGCACCAGGTGGGGAGAGGCGAAGCTCGGCGAAGTCCAGGAGATAGAGAAGTGTCTGGTGGTTCAGATCCATAAGGTGTTCACGGAGTTCTCCTCGGAGCTGATCGAGGAGAACGAGGCTCTGCGGGCCAAGGTGGAGCAGCTGGAGGATGTGCTGCACAGGAAAGCCGGGCAGCTGGAGCAGGAGCTGGAGGTCCGAGTGGTGCAGCTGggcagagagatggagcagcTGGAGAGGGAGCTGAAGAGCATCAGTGGAAGCAGCACAGGGACACAAGGACGCCCGACCCACATCCTGATGCAGGACGGCTCCCTGATCG GAGCACCGGTTGCGTCGGTCTCCACCAGTCCTGATGTCCCTCTGGTTGCTTCTGAAGAACCCACCTCGAACCCTCTTCTGGTTTCATCGGAAAGCCCCGAAGCGGTTCCCAGCTCCACATCTGGATCCGTGGGAGTCCCTGAATCTGGGATAGCCCCGGTGATGTTGGTTGGCAGAGTCCCCTCCGCTCCCACGGTTCTGCTGCTGAGCACCGGCCAAGTCGTCTACCAGCCTCGTGTCTCCGAGACAATGGGATCGCCGGAGACCGCGTCGCAAGACGTCCCCAGTCCAGACTCCAGCACCGTCGGCGATGACGACTATGCACAGGACAAG ACATCTGTGGCAGAGGCCCCGTCAGGGAGATCGAAGAGGATCAGGAGAGCAACCTTTAAAGCTGCAGAAG TTTTTGCTGGCGCCCGCACCAAAGAGAAAACCATCAAGACGGATGGAGTGCAGGGAAAAAGCAAAGAGTTGCAGGCGGCAAAGCGGTTCTCCTGCGAGCATTGTAACGTTGGTTTTTATTGGAAAGGGGAATTGAAGAAACACATGAAGGTCCACAAGACGCCTTTTCCTTGTGAGCAGTGCGGCAGAAATTTCCTAGAAAAGAGGTCTTTGGAAAATCACCTTTTGTGTCACGAGAAAAGCAAAGCCCCGTTGCCCTTCTCCTGTCCCAAGTGTAAGAGGTCGTACCGAGGAGAGGAGTCGCTCCAGAACCACCTCAAGCGTCACCATCTGTTGAAACTACCAAAGCCGTTCGCCTGCGATCAGTGCGGGAAAACATTCAGGATCCAGCAGTCTCTCGAAAACCACCTGGTCCGCCACGAGAAATCCAAGCAGCTGCTGAAGTGCCAGCTTTGCGACAAGACCTGCAGGACGGCGGTCCAGCTGAAATGCCACATGAGCGTGCACTCGGACGAGAGGCCGTTCAGCTGTGCGACGTGCGGGAAGGAGTTCAAGAGCAAAGACACCCTCCGCTTCCACCAGATAGTTCACTCCacccaaaaaaaatacaagtgcaCGATGTGCGACGAGACGTTCAAATATGCCCACTCCCTGACTGTGCAcaagaggaaacacacaggcatcACTCCGTTCATCTGCACCGTGTGCAACAAGCCGTACCGGACTGGCACCGCTCTGAAAAGACACAGCATAGTCCACACTGGGGAGAAGCCCTTCACCTGTCACATATGCGGCGCGAGGTTCAGCCTGAATAACAATCTCAAGAGGCACCTTCGCATTCACACGGGAGAGAAGCCCTTCACCTGCCAGGAGTGTGGCAAGAGCTTCTCGGAGAACAACAGGCTGAAGTCCCACATGCTGATCCACGGCGCCAGAAAGCCCTTCATGTGTGATCTCTGCGGGAAGACCTTCCTCTTCAACTGCAGGCTGCTGATACATCAGAAGTACGTGCACGCTAACCAGAGCAAGGAAACGGACGGCACGCAAACGTCCGCCCAGACTAAAAGGTGCAACACTTCTGCGCTGGTTAAACCGTACAGCTGCAAGATATGTCTAAAAGGTTTCAGCGCCGCGTCTTCCCTCAAACTGCACGAAAAAGGCCACAGCGAGCAGAAGGAGTTCAACTGTGGCATATGTGGGCGGTCGTTCCATAACAAGTACTCTTTCGCCTATCACCAGAGAAGCCACATGGGGGAGAAGCCCTTTATCTGTGACGTGTGCGGGAAGAGATTTTTCCTCGCCGGGAGTCTGAAGCAGCACAAGCGCATTCACACGGGCGAAAAACCTTACAAGTGTGACCAGTGCGGCAAGGCCTTCAGAACCGACGGGAACTTCTACAGACACTTGCGGATCCACACGGGCGAGAAGCAGTTTGAATGCGTGTTCTGTCAGCGGAAGTTCCACCAGTCGAACCAGCTCAAGTCCCACATGCAGGTCCACACGGGGGAGAAGCTCTACTCGTGCCAGCAGTGTGGCCGCGGCTTCTCCGATTCACGGCAGCTCAAGAAGCACAGCTGTGACGGGCCATAG
- the si:dkey-182i3.10 gene encoding zinc finger protein 850 has translation MSEKLVFYSETKSIMETVIKTALVVGNSKEQSTKAASVRRETDFDRLVEMLTREATRKIGAIFSQLSSMLHHENKTLKTKVGQLESDLKTTTENFENARMWRENVLNGCPVLFEQSGLIYTLKPFGKLKRKTDTLPEGGPKPAPAAGRESGHDADAGEVTKEVNSEAESSPASKQDPADDCTTTNTAETQSTESQNPQEAGVPTKGKLFVCYVCNKSFNRQFHLMKHMNTHKEQRPFACDQCPRKFRNTATFEYHLLRHEERKYATFKCQLCEKTFKTKMHLKTHQLVHTDTRPFTCSTCGKAFKTKHNLQAHQVVHSVEKPHKCSECGESFRYAFTLQCHKSTHTGENPYKCTVCGKAFIKRRSLRTHQSVHRGKMFTCETCGAGFTLQQNLKRHIRIHTGEKPFQCKVCGKSFIQDNKLKAHMLLHGASKSFMCDLCGKTFLYNCQLQKHQKVTHDERHGQVIRRRTRGRGNRRVIYRRDRTTVDVTPFSCKTCRKSFDNASMLRRHELIHTGQMQYNCDTCGKTFFYKVTFDYHQRIHSGERPFGCDVCGKRFIILQALKSHKLQHSGEKPHTCEQCGKAFRIYSNYLRHLRVHTGEKPYECEVCGVRFRQLGHVKFHMQVHTGERPYSCSSCGLGFSDSRMLKKHNCAEKYQKVFGNTLSKSVVRMSDFEGQVGSIVELMVNATVTELTKVIGGSSSTPPGESTSCTTENVNGSLDEKLIHFSVFMTSLAREAVEKICQLFLDCSCVLQLQATQGVAEIEELRRRLEVAETELKLVLEGSGGQNQAEELTEGSSGEKEGPTASTVGAEGETVPSQRSSRKSRRVVASGVAGVKRSPIIHLWKVRSYEENVQPVIIKEEELEAFADQAFSDSGQNTHDLGLNDDDDPDYQLEPEDSDDGDPGFTTRPERVVKPKAHRGRSKKEGQSQNQQPLSCKHCKKTFTKLLQLKAHEAVHGANTEKAFHCSQCGRGFSIQRSLNAHMLLHTGERPHTCDVCGKGFTLKQLLRNHQRLHAEVRPFHCEVCGKSFYRAHGLKMHQMVHTGERAYNCKYCKKSFTIQGNLQRHLRIHTGEKPFRCETCGKSFNQADTLKGHKRIHSGERPFSCETCGKGFIQKSALKMHQKIHSGEDPLASVTCVACGTTMACVNSLRKHIQTHAATIPCTCVLCGRRLNSITDLRSHQQHHTVDRPHSCGLCGKSFKSASYLKIHLKAHSGEKPFSCDICGRSFTQHSSLKSHQTVHTGQKPFRCATCGKCFSNSGNLNRHQRIHTGEKPFSCETCGRSFNQGNSLKAHQQIHTGEKQFMCDKCGKNFSYLRNLKDHKCFYV, from the exons atgtcagaaaagttAGTGTTTTACTCCGAAACAAAGTCCATCATGGAGACCGTCATTAAGACCGCTCTTGTTGTCGGAAATTCAAAAGAACAATCCACGAAGGCGGCAAGTGTGCGACGTGAG ACGGATTTTGACAGGCTTGTGGAAATGTTGACCCGGGAGGCTACGAGAAAGATCGGCGCCATTTTCTCTCAACTGTCGTCAATGCTGCACCACGAAAACAAGACTCTGAAGACCAAAGTTGGGCAGCTGGAGAGCGACCTGAAGACTACGactgaaaactttgaaaacgccAGAATGTGGAGAGAAAACGTCCTGAACGGCTGCCCGGTCCTGTTTGAGCAGAGCGGGTTGATCTACACCCTGAAGCCTTTTgggaagttaaaaagaaagacagacacattaCCAGAGGGAGGCCCAAAACCAGCGCCTGCTGCTGGGAGGGAAAGTGGACAtgatgctg ATGCTGGAGAGGTAACAAAGGAGGTGAACTCTGAAGCTGAGTCCTCACCGGCCAGTAAACAag ACCCGGCAGATGATTGTACCACAACAAACACGGCAGAAACCCAAAGCACCGAGAGCCAGAACCCACAGGAAGCAGGAGTCCCAACGAAAGGgaagttgtttgtgtgttatgtttgtaACAAGAGCTTCAACCGGCAGTTTCATCTGATGAAGCACATGAACACTCACAAAGAACAGAGGCCTTTCGCCTGCGACCAGTGCCCGAGAAAGTTCAGGAACACGGCAACTTTTGAGTATCACCTGCTGCGGCACGAGGAGAGGAAGTACGCTACCTTCAAGTGCCAGCTCTGCGAGAAGACGTTCAAAACCAAAATGCACCTGAAGACTCACCAGCTCGTACACACAGACACGAGGCCGTTCACCTGCTCCACCTGTGGGAAGGCCTTCAAAACTAAACACAACCTGCAGGCTCACCAGGTCGTGCACAGTGTCGAAAAGCCCCACAAGTGCTCCGAGTGCGGGGAGAGTTTCCGGTACGCGTTCACGCTGCAGTGCCATAAAAGCACCCATACTGGTGAAAACCCTTACAAATGCACGGTGTGTGGCAAAGCGTTTATAAAGCGGAGGTCGCTCCGGACGCACCAGTCAGTCCACAGAGGGAAAATGTTCACGTGTGAGACGTGTGGCGCCGGCTTCACCCTGCAACAAAACCTGAAGAGACACATCCGCATTCACACGGGTGAAAAACCGTTCCAATGTAAAGTCTGCGGAAAGAGTTTCATTCAGGACAACAAGCTGAAAGCCCACATGCTCCTTCACGGCGCCTCCAAGTCGTTCATGTGTGACCTGTGCGGAAAGACTTTTCTGTACAACTGCCAGCTGCAGAAACACCAGAAAGTGACCCACGACGAAAGACACGGCCAGGTCATCCGACGACGGACTCGAGGGAGAGGGAACCGGCGGGTCATCTACCGACGGGACCGAACGACAGTGGATGTGACGCCGTTCAGCTGCAAGACCTGCCGCAAGAGTTTTGACAACGCGAGTATGCTGCGACGACACGAGCTCATTCACACGGGTCAGATGCAATACAACTGCGACACGTGCGGGAAGACTTTTTTCTACAAGGTGACGTTCGACTACCATCAACGAATCCACTCGGGGGAGCGGCCGTTCGGTTGTGACGTGTGCGGGAAGAGGTTCATCATCCTTCAGGCTCTCAAGTCCCACAAACTGCAGCACTCCGGGGAGAAGCCACATACATGCGAGCAGTGCGGCAAGGCCTTCAGGATCTACTCCAACTACCTCAGACACTTGCGGGTCCACACGGGGGAGAAGCCCTATGAGTGTGAAGTCTGTGGCGTGAGGTTCAGGCAGCTCGGACACGTGAAGTTTCACATGCAGGTCCACACGGGAGAGAGACCGTACTCTTGCAGCAGCTGCGGACTTGGATTTTCAGACTCGAGGATGCTCAAGAAACACAATTGTGCTGAGAAATACCAGAAAGTGTTCGGGAACACGCTCTCTAAGTCC GTAGTCCGAATGTCCGACTTCGAGGGGCAGGTGGGCTCCATTGTGGAGTTAATGGTGAATGCGACCGTCACAGAACTGACCAAAGTTATCGGCGGCTCCTCGTCAACACCTCCAGGAGAGTCAACATCATGTACGACTGAAAACGTTAACGGCTCTTTGGATGAGAAG CTGATCCATTTCAGCGTCTTCATGACGTCTTTGGCTCGAGAAGCCGTGGAGAAGATCTGCCAGCTTTTCCTCGATTGTTCCTGTGTGCTGCAGTTACAA GCGACACAGGGCGTTGCTGAGATTGAGGAGCTGAGGAGGAGACTGGAGGTGGCGGAGACGGAGCTGAAGCTGGTGCTGGAGGGCAGCGGAGGCCAGAACCAAGCAGAGGAGCTGACGGAGGGAAGCAGCGGAGAGAAGGAGGGTCCGACGGCTTCAACCGTGGGAGCAGAAGGAGAGACTGTCCCGAGCCAGCGCTCAAGCAGGAAGAGTCGCAGAG TTGTGGCTAGCGGGGTTGCTGGAGTGAAGAGATCGCCTATAATTCACCTGTGGAAAGTCAGAAGTTATGAG GAAAACGTCCAACCTGTGATAATAAAGGAAGAAGAATTGGAGGCGTTTGCTGACCAGGCGTTCTCTGATTCGGGTCAGAACACACATGACCTAGGCCTGAACGATGATGACGACCCAGACTACCAG TTGGAGCCAGAGGATTCAGACGACGGTGACCCAGGATTCACTACAAGACCTGAACGTGTTGTGAAGCCCAAGGCCCATCGAGGTCGTTCAAAGAAGGAGGGTCAGAGTCAGAACCAGCAGCCTCTGAGCTGCAAACACTGCAAGAAAACCTTCACCAAGCTTCTGCAGCTCAAAGCCCACGAGGCCGTGCACGGGGCCAACACTGAGAAGGCCTTCCACTGCTCTCAGTGTGGAAGAGGCTTTTCAATCCAGCGAAGCCTCAACGCACACATGCTGCTTCATACTG GTGAGAGACCACACACCTGTGATGTTTGTGGAAAGGGTTTCACCCTGAAGCAGCTGCTGAGGAACCACCAGCGTCTCCATGCTGAGGTCCGGCCGTTTCACTGTGAAGTGTGCGGAAAGAGTTTCTACCGAGCCCACGGCCTCAAAATGCATCAGATGGTCCATACGGGAGAGCGGGCCTATAACTGCAAGTACTGCAAGAAAAGCTTCACGATTCAAGGTAACCTGCAGCGCCACCTGCGCATACACACGGGGGAAAAGCCGTTCAGGTGCGAGACTTGTGGCAAAAGCTTCAACCAGGCGGACACTCTGAAAGGCCATAAGCGCATACACAGCGGTGAGCGTCCCTTCAGCTGCGAGACCTGCGGTAAAGGTTTCATCCAGAAGAGTGCCTTGAAGATGCACCAGAAGATTCACTCAGGCGAGGACCCGCTGGCGAGCGTAACCTGCGTAGCGTGCGGCACTACGATGGCCTGCGTCAACTCGCTTCGTAAACACATCCAGACGCATGCGGCGACCATCCCGTGTACGTGTGTGCTCTGCGGCCGGCGGCTCAACTCAATCACCGACCTGCGCTCGCACCAGCAGCACCACACAGTGGACAGGCCGCACAGCTGCGGGCTCTGCGGCAAGAGTTTCAAGTCGGCCAGTTACCTGAAGATTCACCTGAAGGCGCACAGCGGGGAGAAGCCCTTCTCCTGCGACATCTGCGGCCGCTCATTTACACAGCACAGCAGCCTGAAGTCCCATCAG ACTGTCCACACAGGGCAGAAACCGTTCCGCTGTGCCACGTGCGGAAAATGCTTCAGCAACTCCGGAAACCTGAACAGACACCAGCGGATCCACACTGGGGAGAAGCCTTTCAGCTGCGAGACGTGCGGACGCAGCTTCAACCAGGGCAACAGCCTGAAAGCCCATCAGCAGATACACACCGGGGAGAAACAGTTCATGTGCGACAAGTGTGGGAAGAATTTCTCCTACCTGAGGAACTTGAAGGACCACAAGTGTTTTTATGTCTGA